A window from Salvia miltiorrhiza cultivar Shanhuang (shh) chromosome 2, IMPLAD_Smil_shh, whole genome shotgun sequence encodes these proteins:
- the LOC131009847 gene encoding uncharacterized protein LOC131009847 has product MAARHCCFVDGGWFRGVKGGKGGKWCQGAEVSGAGERAGEMGGRREYGGWIRERGKRRGSLDLCSTDLQRGRGETAALQRGKREAAPAKEGKGAAVTVELQRGKRAADLQMGKVGGGGGGGGTEGGGAGGTERK; this is encoded by the coding sequence ATGGCAGCCCGTCACTGCTGCTTCGTCGATGGCGGCTGGTTCAGAGGAGTGAAAGGGGGGAAGGGAGGGAAGTGGTGTCAGGGGGCAGAGGTGAGCGGCGCTGGCGAGAGGGCGGGGGAGATGGGAGGGCGACGCGAGTATGGAGGGTGGATAAGAGAGAGAGGCAAGAGAAGGGGGAGTTTAGATCTGTGCTCGACGGATTTACAGAGGGGAAGGGGGGAGACGGCGGCGTTACAGAGGGGGAAGAGGGAGGCAGCGCCGGCAAAAGAGGGGAAGGGAGCGGCGGTGACTGTTGAGTTACAGAGGGGGAAGAGGGCAGCGGATTTACAGATGGGGAAGGTgggaggcggaggcggcggcggcggaacagagggaggcggcgccggtggaACAGAGAGGAAGTGA
- the LOC131010888 gene encoding uncharacterized protein LOC131010888, translating into MSRYLTVEIFVCKFFSLPLHDFMKPCSICKFNVLFSLSPHFFSTRSESPAVYDLLVNKHHFSPQVASSVASDLTRSRSPEKADSILSFLTESGFSSTQLEKLVKCKPRILTAPFEDEIRSKFKIFRESGLSPEDIAHITSSNQVILQLSAKNRIVPSLSLLQSFLGSESDHQDVARLLKKCPWFLTVDLGKILMPNVEILKGYGVALADIRRILFCFPRFMLVRPEIMRKSAEKAEEMGASRSSRMFIYGVRSFASMSDEAWQRKLRAMREMGFSDGDLAAMFGKAPMVFLVGVKKIRKVKQLLVATGKFDTSSIVDHPCLLGCSIERRLKPRLRILGILERKKLIGKWPSLGTIYTMSNPNFLDRFVWRYSEKVGKAFETMAYIKGIRK; encoded by the coding sequence ATGTCAAGATATTTGACGGTCGAAATCTTTGTCTGCAAATTTTTCTCTCTGCCACTCCATGATTTCATGAAGCCCTGTTCAATCTGCAAATTCAAtgttcttttctctctctcccctcatTTCTTCTCAACAAGGAGCGAGAGCCCCGCAGTCTACGATTTGTTGGTGAACAAACACCACTTTTCACCTCAAGTCGCTTCATCAGTCGCCTCGGATCTAACCCGATCGAGAAGCCCGGAAAAGGCCGACTCAATCCTCTCATTCCTAACAGAGAGCGGTTTCTCGAGCACTCAGCTCGAGAAGCTCGTGAAATGCAAGCCTCGGATTCTCACGGCCcctttcgaggacgaaattaggtcaaaattcaaaatcttcCGAGAATCGGGGTTGTCCCCCGAAGACATCGCCCACATCACCTCAAGCAATCAGGTGATCCTGCAGCTGAGCGCCAAGAATCGGATCGTTCCGTCGCTATCTCTGTTGCAGAGCTTTTTGGGATCCGAATCCGATCATCAAGATGTGGCCAGGCTTCTGAAGAAATGCCCGTGGTTTCTGACCGTAGATTTGGGGAAAATCCTGATGCCAAACGTCGAAATCCTCAAGGGCTACGGCGTAGCCCTGGCGGATATACGCAGAATTCTCTTCTGTTTCCCGAGATTCATGCTGGTGAGGCCAGAAATCATGAGGAAATCCGCGGAGAAGGCGGAGGAAATGGGGGCCTCGCGGAGCTCCAGAATGTTCATCTATGGTGTTCGATCATTTGCCTCAATGAGCGACGAGGCGTGGCAGCGCAAGCTGCGGGCCATGAGGGAGATGGGGTTTTCCGACGGGGACTTGGCGGCGATGTTCGGGAAGGCCCCCATGGTGTTCCTGGTGGGGGTGAAGAAGATCAGGAAGGTGAAGCAGCTCCTCGTGGCGACGGGCAAGTTCGACACCTCCAGCATCGTGGATCACCCTTGTTTGCTCGGGTGCAGCATCGAGCGGCGGCTGAAACCGCGCCTCCGGATTTTGGGGATTCTGGAGAGGAAGAAGCTGATCGGGAAATGGCCTTCTCTTGGGACCATCTACACCATGTCCAACCCTAACTTCTTGGATCGATTTGTGTGGCGGTATTCGGAGAAAGTCGGCAAGGCGTTCGAGACGATGGCTTACATAAAGGGTATTCGGAAATGA
- the LOC131010910 gene encoding serine/arginine-rich splicing factor SC35 isoform X2, whose amino-acid sequence MSHFGRSGPPDIRDTFSLLVLNITFRTTADDLFPLFDKYGKVVDVFIPRDRRTGDSRGFAFVRYKYQDEAQKAVEKLDGRVVDGREIMVQFAKYGPNAERIDKGRIEEPVYKSRGKSRSRSPRPRGDDRDRDYRRSSQSRSRGRSERESHRGRHRDSSYRSRSRSRSRSRSASPGYRRERGRGKYDDGERRRRSRSYESASPVRRSLSPQRSPSPKKSPLSRDGSPDVRNHKERSATPPKSVSPRGRRDSRSPSPHDEVDD is encoded by the exons ATGTCGCACTTCGGAAGATCTGGACCGCCGGACATCAGAGACACCTTCTCTCTCCTCGTCCTCAACATTACTTTCC GTACTACAGCTGATGACTTGTTCCCCCTATTTGATAAGTATGGCAAGGTGGTCGATGTGTTCATTCCTCGAGACAGGAG AACTGGAGACTCCAGGGGTTTTGCATTTGTGCGATATAAGTATCAAGATGAGGCTCAAAAGGCAGTTGAAAAGCTCGATG GAAGAGTTGTTGATGGGCGAGAAATAATGGTTCAATTTGCTAAATATGGGCCCAATGCAGAACGAAT TGATAAAGGTAGAATTGAGGAACCTGTTTACAAGTCTAGAGGCAAGTCAAGAAGCCGCAGTCCTCGCCCAAG GGGTGATGACAGGGATCGGGATTACAGGAGGAGCAGCCAGAGTAGAAGCAGGGGAAGAAGTGAGCGTGAATCTCATCGTGGCAGGCACAGGGATTCTTCCTATCGAAGCAGAAGCCGGTCCCGGAGCCGAAGCCGTAGTGCAAGTCCTGGCTATCGCAGAGAACGTGGTAGAGGAAAATATGATGATGGTGAGAGACGTAGACGGAGTCGGTCTTATGAAAG TGCATCTCCTGTTCGACGAAGTCTCAGTCCTCAGAGGTCTCCTTCCCCCAAAAAATCACCTCTGTCCAGGGATGGAAGTCCTGATGTGCGCAATCACAAAGAACGATCTGCCACCCCCCCAAAGAGTGTTTCTCCCCGTGGCCGTCGTGATTCTCGGAGCCCATCTCCACATGATGAGGTTGAT GACTAA
- the LOC131010910 gene encoding serine/arginine-rich splicing factor SC35 isoform X3: MSHFGRSGPPDIRDTFSLLVLNITFRTTADDLFPLFDKYGKVVDVFIPRDRRTGDSRGFAFVRYKYQDEAQKAVEKLDGRVVDGREIMVQFAKYGPNAERMGDDRDRDYRRSSQSRSRGRSERESHRGRHRDSSYRSRSRSRSRSRSASPGYRRERGRGKYDDGERRRRSRSYESASPVRRSLSPQRSPSPKKSPLSRDGSPDVRNHKERSATPPKSVSPRGRRDSRSPSPHDEVDD, encoded by the exons ATGTCGCACTTCGGAAGATCTGGACCGCCGGACATCAGAGACACCTTCTCTCTCCTCGTCCTCAACATTACTTTCC GTACTACAGCTGATGACTTGTTCCCCCTATTTGATAAGTATGGCAAGGTGGTCGATGTGTTCATTCCTCGAGACAGGAG AACTGGAGACTCCAGGGGTTTTGCATTTGTGCGATATAAGTATCAAGATGAGGCTCAAAAGGCAGTTGAAAAGCTCGATG GAAGAGTTGTTGATGGGCGAGAAATAATGGTTCAATTTGCTAAATATGGGCCCAATGCAGAACGAAT GGGTGATGACAGGGATCGGGATTACAGGAGGAGCAGCCAGAGTAGAAGCAGGGGAAGAAGTGAGCGTGAATCTCATCGTGGCAGGCACAGGGATTCTTCCTATCGAAGCAGAAGCCGGTCCCGGAGCCGAAGCCGTAGTGCAAGTCCTGGCTATCGCAGAGAACGTGGTAGAGGAAAATATGATGATGGTGAGAGACGTAGACGGAGTCGGTCTTATGAAAG TGCATCTCCTGTTCGACGAAGTCTCAGTCCTCAGAGGTCTCCTTCCCCCAAAAAATCACCTCTGTCCAGGGATGGAAGTCCTGATGTGCGCAATCACAAAGAACGATCTGCCACCCCCCCAAAGAGTGTTTCTCCCCGTGGCCGTCGTGATTCTCGGAGCCCATCTCCACATGATGAGGTTGAT GACTAA
- the LOC131010910 gene encoding serine/arginine-rich splicing factor SC35 isoform X1 has protein sequence MSHFGRSGPPDIRDTFSLLVLNITFRTTADDLFPLFDKYGKVVDVFIPRDRRTGDSRGFAFVRYKYQDEAQKAVEKLDGRVVDGREIMVQFAKYGPNAERIDKGRIEEPVYKSRGKSRSRSPRPRGDDRDRDYRRSSQSRSRGRSERESHRGRHRDSSYRSRSRSRSRSRSASPGYRRERGRGKYDDGERRRRSRSYESASPVRRSLSPQRSPSPKKSPLSRDGSPDVRNHKERSATPPKSVSPRGRRDSRSPSPHDEVDVSILSYRVSCLWQFILSQ, from the exons ATGTCGCACTTCGGAAGATCTGGACCGCCGGACATCAGAGACACCTTCTCTCTCCTCGTCCTCAACATTACTTTCC GTACTACAGCTGATGACTTGTTCCCCCTATTTGATAAGTATGGCAAGGTGGTCGATGTGTTCATTCCTCGAGACAGGAG AACTGGAGACTCCAGGGGTTTTGCATTTGTGCGATATAAGTATCAAGATGAGGCTCAAAAGGCAGTTGAAAAGCTCGATG GAAGAGTTGTTGATGGGCGAGAAATAATGGTTCAATTTGCTAAATATGGGCCCAATGCAGAACGAAT TGATAAAGGTAGAATTGAGGAACCTGTTTACAAGTCTAGAGGCAAGTCAAGAAGCCGCAGTCCTCGCCCAAG GGGTGATGACAGGGATCGGGATTACAGGAGGAGCAGCCAGAGTAGAAGCAGGGGAAGAAGTGAGCGTGAATCTCATCGTGGCAGGCACAGGGATTCTTCCTATCGAAGCAGAAGCCGGTCCCGGAGCCGAAGCCGTAGTGCAAGTCCTGGCTATCGCAGAGAACGTGGTAGAGGAAAATATGATGATGGTGAGAGACGTAGACGGAGTCGGTCTTATGAAAG TGCATCTCCTGTTCGACGAAGTCTCAGTCCTCAGAGGTCTCCTTCCCCCAAAAAATCACCTCTGTCCAGGGATGGAAGTCCTGATGTGCGCAATCACAAAGAACGATCTGCCACCCCCCCAAAGAGTGTTTCTCCCCGTGGCCGTCGTGATTCTCGGAGCCCATCTCCACATGATGAGGTTGATGTAAGTATTCTATCCTACCGTGTGTCCTGCCTGTGGCAATTTATTTTGTCTCAGTAG